Proteins encoded within one genomic window of Candidatus Kapaibacterium thiocyanatum:
- a CDS encoding RNA-binding protein, giving the protein MNIYVGNLPYSMGDVELRQVFEEFGAVDSASVVKDKFTGRSRGFGFVEMSDGDAANRAIDALNGRNIGGRPLVANEARPRDERPRFNNRDRY; this is encoded by the coding sequence ATGAATATCTATGTTGGAAACCTGCCGTATTCCATGGGTGACGTTGAATTGCGTCAAGTCTTCGAGGAATTCGGCGCCGTCGATTCGGCTTCGGTAGTGAAGGACAAGTTCACTGGCCGCTCGCGTGGTTTCGGTTTTGTCGAGATGTCCGATGGTGACGCCGCAAATCGCGCCATCGACGCTCTCAACGGCCGCAACATCGGCGGTCGCCCTCTGGTTGCCAATGAAGCACGTCCGCGTGATGAGCGCCCGCGCTTCAACAACCGCGATCGCTATTGA
- a CDS encoding leucine dehydrogenase: MQIFDTLQSMGHEQVVLCSDKTTGLRAIIAIHDTSLGPALGGTRMWQYATDDDAITDALRLSRGMTYKAAVSGVNLGGGKAVIIGNPHSDKSEALFRAYGRMVESQRGRYITAEDVGTSVRDMEWIRMETKYVTGVGGNGGSGDPSPVTALGVYSGMKACAKSVYGTDALSGKRIVVQGAGNVASHLVHSLVKEGAVVFVTDIYEEKAKALAAETGATVIRTDEVFTTQCDIFSPNALGAVLNDETIPQLTCAIVAGGANNQLKIEQRHATALQEKGILYAPDYVINAGGLMNVASEVDGYNREKVMRQAEGIYDITMNILNTARERNILTIEASNAIAEERINKVRHVHGNFIGSPSIRGV, encoded by the coding sequence ATGCAAATCTTCGACACGCTCCAATCGATGGGTCACGAACAAGTTGTTCTGTGCTCGGACAAGACTACAGGCCTGCGCGCCATCATCGCCATCCACGATACCTCGCTTGGACCGGCACTCGGTGGAACGCGCATGTGGCAGTACGCGACGGACGATGATGCGATCACGGATGCACTCCGGCTGTCGCGCGGCATGACCTACAAGGCTGCCGTCAGCGGCGTCAACCTCGGCGGTGGCAAGGCGGTCATCATCGGCAATCCCCATTCGGACAAGAGCGAGGCCCTGTTCCGTGCATACGGACGCATGGTGGAATCGCAGCGTGGACGCTACATCACGGCAGAAGACGTAGGCACGAGCGTACGGGACATGGAATGGATCCGCATGGAAACGAAGTACGTCACCGGTGTCGGTGGCAACGGCGGTTCGGGTGATCCTTCCCCGGTCACGGCCCTCGGAGTGTATTCTGGTATGAAGGCCTGCGCGAAGAGTGTCTACGGAACCGACGCACTCTCCGGCAAGCGGATCGTGGTCCAGGGTGCCGGTAACGTGGCCTCCCACCTCGTCCACTCCCTCGTGAAGGAAGGCGCCGTCGTCTTCGTGACCGATATCTACGAAGAGAAGGCGAAGGCTCTCGCCGCCGAGACGGGTGCTACGGTCATCAGGACCGATGAGGTGTTCACGACGCAGTGCGATATCTTCTCGCCGAACGCCCTCGGTGCCGTCCTCAACGACGAGACCATTCCCCAACTGACGTGTGCCATCGTTGCCGGTGGCGCCAACAATCAGCTCAAGATCGAACAACGGCATGCGACGGCGCTCCAGGAGAAGGGCATTCTCTACGCACCGGACTATGTGATCAACGCCGGTGGCTTGATGAACGTGGCGTCGGAAGTCGACGGATACAATCGTGAAAAGGTGATGCGCCAGGCCGAAGGCATCTACGACATCACGATGAATATCCTCAATACGGCTCGCGAGCGCAACATCCTTACCATCGAAGCATCCAATGCCATTGCGGAAGAACGTATCAACAAGGTGCGTCACGTCCATGGCAATTTCATCGGTTCGCCCAGCATTCGCGGCGTGTAA
- a CDS encoding transcription antitermination factor NusB, which produces MNLIIATRDMRETSQALIDRHAKNWDLERIALLDRVLMHMAIAELVSCADIPVKVTINEVIELGKQYSTDKSGTFINGILDAIIADLQAEGRIRKSGRGLVE; this is translated from the coding sequence ATGAACCTCATCATCGCCACACGCGACATGCGGGAGACCAGCCAGGCGCTCATCGACAGGCATGCGAAGAACTGGGACCTCGAGCGCATCGCTCTCCTGGATCGCGTGTTGATGCACATGGCTATTGCAGAACTGGTCTCGTGTGCTGATATTCCGGTCAAAGTAACGATCAACGAAGTCATCGAGTTGGGCAAACAATACTCGACCGACAAGAGCGGTACATTTATCAACGGCATCCTCGATGCCATCATTGCCGATCTCCAGGCTGAAGGCCGTATTCGCAAATCCGGGCGTGGCCTCGTGGAGTGA
- a CDS encoding UDP-glucose--dolichyl-phosphate glucosyltransferase has product MAHHGRIVVCIIPVLNEEQSITHVLRDMPPCVDHVIVVDNGSTDATAIRATDAGAIVVHEPRRGYGSACLKGLFEARSLRPDVIVFCDGDHSDVLDDMPSVLEPVCSGSADLCIGSRVRGEREQGSLLPQQVFGNWLATSLIRLFWKVDFSDLGPMRAVSTHALHQMSMEDPNYGWTVEMQIKAARLGLRCTEVPVRYRRRIGTSKIAGTVSGTFKAGTKILLTIARYAVD; this is encoded by the coding sequence ATGGCACATCACGGCCGCATCGTCGTCTGCATCATTCCCGTTCTGAACGAAGAACAGTCCATCACCCATGTCCTGCGCGACATGCCGCCGTGCGTGGATCACGTCATCGTCGTCGATAACGGAAGTACGGACGCCACGGCCATACGCGCCACCGACGCCGGGGCCATCGTCGTGCACGAACCCCGCCGGGGCTACGGCTCGGCCTGCCTGAAGGGGCTTTTCGAAGCCCGTTCCCTCCGGCCGGACGTCATCGTCTTCTGCGACGGCGACCATAGCGACGTCCTCGACGATATGCCATCGGTCCTCGAACCCGTCTGCTCGGGCAGCGCCGATCTGTGCATCGGTTCCCGCGTACGCGGCGAACGCGAGCAAGGCTCCCTCCTGCCACAGCAGGTCTTCGGCAACTGGCTGGCGACATCGCTGATCAGACTCTTCTGGAAGGTGGACTTTTCCGATCTGGGTCCGATGCGTGCTGTATCCACCCATGCCCTGCACCAGATGTCGATGGAGGATCCGAACTACGGCTGGACGGTGGAGATGCAGATCAAGGCCGCACGGCTCGGTCTCCGATGCACGGAAGTTCCCGTCCGCTATCGCCGGCGCATCGGCACGTCGAAGATCGCCGGCACGGTCAGCGGCACGTTCAAGGCCGGAACCAAGATACTCCTTACGATTGCCCGCTATGCCGTCGACTGA